In Elaeis guineensis isolate ETL-2024a chromosome 1, EG11, whole genome shotgun sequence, a genomic segment contains:
- the LOC105035012 gene encoding sister chromatid cohesion 1 protein 4 isoform X3, with protein sequence MFYSQFILAKKGPLGTIWIAAHLERKLRKNQVADTDIGVSVVPVAHSSCIMCHSGGILNPGTIPALCRLACPAQADSILFPEVPIALRLSSHLLLGVVRIYSRKVNYLFHDCSEALLKIKQAFRSTAVDLPPEESTAPYHSITLPETFHLDDFELPDSAYEGDFVDRHVSSKEQITLQDTLDGTGYSTLQFGLDERFGDGNASQIGLELDEDLFLDKHPSQHASTSLGSDKCAMHQGQSLFSLADMEIDEGESGLNKDKSVETPNDLSEHSDNPDKHVLPRNDGTSQWHGYNIQTPDLNEAFFPRDHIEGSTAIPSQIDFISTADEVASTELIESAQAPSTPGLMEETFSAAAQESPVLSPQRKTSPVTGEEALKSDKPGSHFECPDSTTESGHIQAVTMDCEPANIVPLTSLPTSSGFVAAADEPHSECGQKSADNNVQNDIVCDEVEDVIVASQIHDDGDAMLPENIPESSVTLTTKSTSREGNAEPSILGKQDYKEDIDHCPNSNASALNIDSNSQLNQASSLSAEDGVLVESIPEFSQQDLGGCSGTSLRKEALYVTESSFDLQGEDFNIANATNTDVEMHQQSGHALLESVPGVSKPNEPSTGPISKDTQLDQFNCSSSSEFPEPEKMLLAPAGNVDPASELGQLTAEKGVIESDGSVNRISSLCGKKRRLMESTPVLQHGTSTKMSGKSRIRRNTDYIPDDDDLLASILVGKRTPVLRIGPTPPPPKAASLKRPRLTTRPGMPKRKVLLDDTTVLHADAIRQQLINAEDIRRMRKKAPCTRPEIWMIEKSLLEDEIFNESIITGVSVELNTLHNRRYDSEIDESHSRADPSKEAELSRSLEFVRETSGKEMAESIPVMPNKVDVETQGPSGTSVAVEAQLDKGSSECDAQEHLGSLTDLPQPDLSNNIQTCDITMTENNMQDENAEVHLSTPATDCGAEDIAVHKNEDIAPSSENEDLCMHSEWQALHGSVQPASELSEMNNEALQTTEITSVIGLDLAEDETRDASVVAGNGGIAAAGNINCPHDTHADVGKIGHTETLVSIQDSSLLEVETVQGKDNGLDARVEDGSVMQKNLQNEVNSFQPNTEIENVPSAVGENSGLQELNAEGGMDVESASVDLAAAKECSDFGSAVGGNDTEFLNVDDEADYDDAADHDMPNPEEAQSVENSGWSSRTRGVARYLKILFDEESGRGRKLVAMDRLLAGKTRKEASRMFFETLVLKTRDYIHVEQDNPLECINIKPTIKLLKSEF encoded by the exons TTCCAGTTGCACACAGCAGCTGTATCATGTGTCACTCTGGTGGTATACTGAACCCTGGTACCATACCAGCACTGTGCCGACTGGCATGCCCTGCACAGGCTG ATTCTATTCTTTTCCCTGAAGTTCCAATTGCACTGCGGTTGTCTAGCCATCTTCTGCTAGGTGTGGTGAGGATATATTCTCGGAAGGTGAATTATCTTTTCCATGACTGCAGTGAGGCTCTGCTGAAGATAAAACAGGCATTTCGGTCAACTGCAGTTGATCTCCCGCCAGAAGAATCTACCGCACCATATCACTCCATTACTCTTCCAGAGACCTTTCATCTGGATGATTTTGAGCTGCCCGATAGTGCATATGAGGG CGACTTTGTTGACCGCCATGTCAGTTCGAAAGAGCAGATCACACTTCAAGATACTTTGGATGGCACAGGATATTCGACATTGCAATTTGGACTGGATG AAAGATTTGGCGATGGAAATGCTTCGCAGATTGGCTTAGAACTTGATGAG GACTTATTCTTGGACAAGCATCCCTCTCAGCATGCATCAACTTCACTGGGCTCAGATAAGTG TGCTATGCATCAGGGCCAGTCCTTGTTTTCTCTTGCTGACATGGAAATTGATGAAGGTGAAAGTGGGCTCAATAAGGATAAGAGTGTTGAAACTCCAAATGATTTGTCTGAACATTCTGATAATCCTGACAAGCATGTACTTCCAAGAAATGATGGCACCTCGCAGTGGCATGGGTACAATATTCAAACTCCTGATCTTAATGAAGCATTTTTTCCAAGGGATCATATCGAAGGCTCCACTGCAATACCCAGTCAAATTGATTTTATTAGCACTGCTGATGAAGTTGCATCCACAGAATTGATTGAATCTGCTCAGGCTCCATCTACTCCTGGTTTAATGGAAGAGACATTTTCAGCTGCTGCACAGGAAAGTCCTGTTCTGAGTCCACAAAGAAAAACTTCACCGGTAACTGGTGAAGAGGCCTTGAAGTCTGATAAACCTGGCTCACATTTTGAATGTCCAGATTCAACGACTGAAAGTGGTCATATACAAGCAGTAACAATGGACTGTGAGCCGGCTAATATTGTGCCACTGACCTCTTTGCCTACTTCAAGTGGGTTTGTAGCTGCAGCTGATGAACCTCATTCAGAATGTGGACAGAAGAGTGCAGATAATAATGTACAAAATGATATCGTTTGTGATGAAGTGGAAGATGTGATAGTTGCCAGTCAGATTCATGATGATGGCGATGCCATGCTTCCTGAAAATATACCGGAATCAAGTGTGACTTTAACTACCAAAAGCACCTCACGTGAGGGTAATGCTGAGCCATCAATTCTTGGTAAACAGGATTATAAAGAAGATATTGACCATTGTCCCAATAGCAATGCATCTGCACTTAATATTGATAGTAATTCGCAACTGAATCAAGCCAGTTCTCTGTCTGCAGAAGATGGAGTTTTAGTAGAAAGCATCCCTGAGTTTTCTCAACAAGACCTGGGAGGCTGTTCCGGAACTTCACTGAGAAAGGAGGCACTTTATGTTACTGAATCTTCTTTTGATTTGCAAG GTGAAGACTTCAACATAGCTAATGCAACAAACACTGATGTCGAGATGCACCAGCAGTCAGGACATGCATTATTAGAATCTGTACCAGGTGTTAGCAAACCAAATGAACCATCAACTGGCCCTATTTCAAAAGATACGCAACTAGATCAGTTTAACTGTTCTTCAAGTTCTGAGTTTCCTGAACCTGAAAAAATGCTGTTAGCCCCAGCTGGCAATGTTGACCCGGCTAGCGAATTAGGACAGCTTACTGCAGAAAAGGGGGTAATAGAGTCTGATGGAAGTGTCAACAGGATCAGTAGCCTTTGCGGCAAAAAACGCCGATTAATGGAGAGCACACCAGTTTTGCAACATGGCACTTCCACAAAGATGTCTGGCAAATCACGAATTAGACGGAACACTGATTACATTCCTGATGACGATGATTTATTGGCATCAATTTTAG TTGGAAAAAGGACACCAGTCTTGAGGATAGGGCCGACACCGCCACCCCCCAAAGCAGCTTCTCTAAAACGCCCTAGGTTAACAACCAGACCAGGCATGCCCAAGAGGAAGGTTTTGCTGGATGATACTACAGTCTTACATGCTGA TGCAATACGGCAACAACTGATAAATGCTGAAGATATACGCCGCATGCGTAAGAAGGCTCCATGTACTCGTCCTGAAATTTGGATGATTGAGaaaagtttattagaagatgaaattttCAATGAATCTATAATTACTG GTGTATCAGTGGAGTTGAACACCTTACACAATCGAAGATATGATTCTGAAATTGATGAATCTCATTCCCGTGCTGACCCATCAAAAGAGGCTGAGCTTTCTAGAAGCTTAGAGTTTGTTAGAGAAACTAGTGGGAAAGAAATGGCCGAGTCCATTCCAGTTATGCCAAATAAAGTTGATGTTGAAACACAGGGACCATCAGGCACATCTGTAGCAGTTGAGGCACAGCTTGACAAAGGCTCCAGTGAATGTGATGCTCAAGAGCATTTAGGATCCCTAACTGATCTGCCTCAGCCAGATTTATCAAACAATATCCAAACATGTGATATTACAATGACGGAAAACAATATGCAGGACGAAAATGCTGAAGTTCACTTGTCTACACCTGCAACAGATTGTGGAGCTGAAGATATTGCAGTTCACAAGAATGAAGACATTGCTCCATCCTCTGAGAATGAAGATTTGTGCATGCATTCGGAGTGGCAAGCACTGCATGGGTCAGTACAACCTGCCAGTGAGCTCTCAGAGATGAACAATGAAGCATTACAGACGACTGAAATCACTTCTGTTATAGGCTTAGATCTTGCTGAGGATGAAACCAGAG ATGCTTCCGTCGTGGCAGGAAATGGGGGCATAGCAGCTGCAGGAAACATAAACTGCCCACATGATACTCATGCTGATGTTGGTAAGATTGGACACACAGAGACATTAGTCTCTATACAAGATAGCAGTTTACTTGAAGTTGAG ACTGTGCAGGGAAAAGACAATGGTTTAGATGCTAGAGTAGAAGATGGATCTGTGATGCAGAAAAACTTGCAAAATGAAGTGAACTCATTTCAACCAAATACTGAAATCGAAAATGTTCCATCTGCAGTTGGAGAAAATTCTGGTTTGCAGGAACTTAATGCAGAGGGTGGTATGGATGTAGAAAGTGCTTCTGTGGATCTTGCTGCTGCAAAAGAATGTAGT GATTTTGGCAGTGCAGTTGGTGGCAATGATACAG AGTTTCTTAATGTAGATGATGAAGCCGACTATGATGATGCAGCAGATCATGACATGCCGAATCCTGAAGAGGCCCAGTCAGTTGAAAACAGCGGCTGGTCCTCCCGGACAAG GGGCGTTGCAAggtatttgaaaattttgtttgATGAAGAATCTGGACGTGGCAGAAAACTTGTTGCCATGGATCGCCTTTTAGCTGGTAAAACTCGCAAAGAAGCATCAAGAATGTTCTTTGAGACTTTG
- the LOC105035012 gene encoding sister chromatid cohesion 1 protein 4 isoform X1: MFYSQFILAKKGPLGTIWIAAHLERKLRKNQVADTDIGVSVVPVAHSSCIMCHSGGILNPGTIPALCRLACPAQADSILFPEVPIALRLSSHLLLGVVRIYSRKVNYLFHDCSEALLKIKQAFRSTAVDLPPEESTAPYHSITLPETFHLDDFELPDSAYEGDFVDRHVSSKEQITLQDTLDGTGYSTLQFGLDERFGDGNASQIGLELDEDLFLDKHPSQHASTSLGSDKCAMHQGQSLFSLADMEIDEGESGLNKDKSVETPNDLSEHSDNPDKHVLPRNDGTSQWHGYNIQTPDLNEAFFPRDHIEGSTAIPSQIDFISTADEVASTELIESAQAPSTPGLMEETFSAAAQESPVLSPQRKTSPVTGEEALKSDKPGSHFECPDSTTESGHIQAVTMDCEPANIVPLTSLPTSSGFVAAADEPHSECGQKSADNNVQNDIVCDEVEDVIVASQIHDDGDAMLPENIPESSVTLTTKSTSREGNAEPSILGKQDYKEDIDHCPNSNASALNIDSNSQLNQASSLSAEDGVLVESIPEFSQQDLGGCSGTSLRKEALYVTESSFDLQGEDFNIANATNTDVEMHQQSGHALLESVPGVSKPNEPSTGPISKDTQLDQFNCSSSSEFPEPEKMLLAPAGNVDPASELGQLTAEKGVIESDGSVNRISSLCGKKRRLMESTPVLQHGTSTKMSGKSRIRRNTDYIPDDDDLLASILVGKRTPVLRIGPTPPPPKAASLKRPRLTTRPGMPKRKVLLDDTTVLHADAIRQQLINAEDIRRMRKKAPCTRPEIWMIEKSLLEDEIFNESIITGVSVELNTLHNRRYDSEIDESHSRADPSKEAELSRSLEFVRETSGKEMAESIPVMPNKVDVETQGPSGTSVAVEAQLDKGSSECDAQEHLGSLTDLPQPDLSNNIQTCDITMTENNMQDENAEVHLSTPATDCGAEDIAVHKNEDIAPSSENEDLCMHSEWQALHGSVQPASELSEMNNEALQTTEITSVIGLDLAEDETRDASVVAGNGGIAAAGNINCPHDTHADVGKIGHTETLVSIQDSSLLEVEVCLQTDSTTIRHLNSTMLDVAMEGSEIADPVAVTSHQTVQGKDNGLDARVEDGSVMQKNLQNEVNSFQPNTEIENVPSAVGENSGLQELNAEGGMDVESASVDLAAAKECSDFGSAVGGNDTEFLNVDDEADYDDAADHDMPNPEEAQSVENSGWSSRTRGVARYLKILFDEESGRGRKLVAMDRLLAGKTRKEASRMFFETLVLKTRDYIHVEQDNPLECINIKPTIKLLKSEF, translated from the exons TTCCAGTTGCACACAGCAGCTGTATCATGTGTCACTCTGGTGGTATACTGAACCCTGGTACCATACCAGCACTGTGCCGACTGGCATGCCCTGCACAGGCTG ATTCTATTCTTTTCCCTGAAGTTCCAATTGCACTGCGGTTGTCTAGCCATCTTCTGCTAGGTGTGGTGAGGATATATTCTCGGAAGGTGAATTATCTTTTCCATGACTGCAGTGAGGCTCTGCTGAAGATAAAACAGGCATTTCGGTCAACTGCAGTTGATCTCCCGCCAGAAGAATCTACCGCACCATATCACTCCATTACTCTTCCAGAGACCTTTCATCTGGATGATTTTGAGCTGCCCGATAGTGCATATGAGGG CGACTTTGTTGACCGCCATGTCAGTTCGAAAGAGCAGATCACACTTCAAGATACTTTGGATGGCACAGGATATTCGACATTGCAATTTGGACTGGATG AAAGATTTGGCGATGGAAATGCTTCGCAGATTGGCTTAGAACTTGATGAG GACTTATTCTTGGACAAGCATCCCTCTCAGCATGCATCAACTTCACTGGGCTCAGATAAGTG TGCTATGCATCAGGGCCAGTCCTTGTTTTCTCTTGCTGACATGGAAATTGATGAAGGTGAAAGTGGGCTCAATAAGGATAAGAGTGTTGAAACTCCAAATGATTTGTCTGAACATTCTGATAATCCTGACAAGCATGTACTTCCAAGAAATGATGGCACCTCGCAGTGGCATGGGTACAATATTCAAACTCCTGATCTTAATGAAGCATTTTTTCCAAGGGATCATATCGAAGGCTCCACTGCAATACCCAGTCAAATTGATTTTATTAGCACTGCTGATGAAGTTGCATCCACAGAATTGATTGAATCTGCTCAGGCTCCATCTACTCCTGGTTTAATGGAAGAGACATTTTCAGCTGCTGCACAGGAAAGTCCTGTTCTGAGTCCACAAAGAAAAACTTCACCGGTAACTGGTGAAGAGGCCTTGAAGTCTGATAAACCTGGCTCACATTTTGAATGTCCAGATTCAACGACTGAAAGTGGTCATATACAAGCAGTAACAATGGACTGTGAGCCGGCTAATATTGTGCCACTGACCTCTTTGCCTACTTCAAGTGGGTTTGTAGCTGCAGCTGATGAACCTCATTCAGAATGTGGACAGAAGAGTGCAGATAATAATGTACAAAATGATATCGTTTGTGATGAAGTGGAAGATGTGATAGTTGCCAGTCAGATTCATGATGATGGCGATGCCATGCTTCCTGAAAATATACCGGAATCAAGTGTGACTTTAACTACCAAAAGCACCTCACGTGAGGGTAATGCTGAGCCATCAATTCTTGGTAAACAGGATTATAAAGAAGATATTGACCATTGTCCCAATAGCAATGCATCTGCACTTAATATTGATAGTAATTCGCAACTGAATCAAGCCAGTTCTCTGTCTGCAGAAGATGGAGTTTTAGTAGAAAGCATCCCTGAGTTTTCTCAACAAGACCTGGGAGGCTGTTCCGGAACTTCACTGAGAAAGGAGGCACTTTATGTTACTGAATCTTCTTTTGATTTGCAAG GTGAAGACTTCAACATAGCTAATGCAACAAACACTGATGTCGAGATGCACCAGCAGTCAGGACATGCATTATTAGAATCTGTACCAGGTGTTAGCAAACCAAATGAACCATCAACTGGCCCTATTTCAAAAGATACGCAACTAGATCAGTTTAACTGTTCTTCAAGTTCTGAGTTTCCTGAACCTGAAAAAATGCTGTTAGCCCCAGCTGGCAATGTTGACCCGGCTAGCGAATTAGGACAGCTTACTGCAGAAAAGGGGGTAATAGAGTCTGATGGAAGTGTCAACAGGATCAGTAGCCTTTGCGGCAAAAAACGCCGATTAATGGAGAGCACACCAGTTTTGCAACATGGCACTTCCACAAAGATGTCTGGCAAATCACGAATTAGACGGAACACTGATTACATTCCTGATGACGATGATTTATTGGCATCAATTTTAG TTGGAAAAAGGACACCAGTCTTGAGGATAGGGCCGACACCGCCACCCCCCAAAGCAGCTTCTCTAAAACGCCCTAGGTTAACAACCAGACCAGGCATGCCCAAGAGGAAGGTTTTGCTGGATGATACTACAGTCTTACATGCTGA TGCAATACGGCAACAACTGATAAATGCTGAAGATATACGCCGCATGCGTAAGAAGGCTCCATGTACTCGTCCTGAAATTTGGATGATTGAGaaaagtttattagaagatgaaattttCAATGAATCTATAATTACTG GTGTATCAGTGGAGTTGAACACCTTACACAATCGAAGATATGATTCTGAAATTGATGAATCTCATTCCCGTGCTGACCCATCAAAAGAGGCTGAGCTTTCTAGAAGCTTAGAGTTTGTTAGAGAAACTAGTGGGAAAGAAATGGCCGAGTCCATTCCAGTTATGCCAAATAAAGTTGATGTTGAAACACAGGGACCATCAGGCACATCTGTAGCAGTTGAGGCACAGCTTGACAAAGGCTCCAGTGAATGTGATGCTCAAGAGCATTTAGGATCCCTAACTGATCTGCCTCAGCCAGATTTATCAAACAATATCCAAACATGTGATATTACAATGACGGAAAACAATATGCAGGACGAAAATGCTGAAGTTCACTTGTCTACACCTGCAACAGATTGTGGAGCTGAAGATATTGCAGTTCACAAGAATGAAGACATTGCTCCATCCTCTGAGAATGAAGATTTGTGCATGCATTCGGAGTGGCAAGCACTGCATGGGTCAGTACAACCTGCCAGTGAGCTCTCAGAGATGAACAATGAAGCATTACAGACGACTGAAATCACTTCTGTTATAGGCTTAGATCTTGCTGAGGATGAAACCAGAG ATGCTTCCGTCGTGGCAGGAAATGGGGGCATAGCAGCTGCAGGAAACATAAACTGCCCACATGATACTCATGCTGATGTTGGTAAGATTGGACACACAGAGACATTAGTCTCTATACAAGATAGCAGTTTACTTGAAGTTGAGGTATGTTTACAAACAGACTCGACTACTATTAGACATTTGAACTCTACTATGCTAGATGTGGCCATGGAAGGTAGTGAAATAGCTGACCCTGTTGCTGTAACTTCTCATCAGACTGTGCAGGGAAAAGACAATGGTTTAGATGCTAGAGTAGAAGATGGATCTGTGATGCAGAAAAACTTGCAAAATGAAGTGAACTCATTTCAACCAAATACTGAAATCGAAAATGTTCCATCTGCAGTTGGAGAAAATTCTGGTTTGCAGGAACTTAATGCAGAGGGTGGTATGGATGTAGAAAGTGCTTCTGTGGATCTTGCTGCTGCAAAAGAATGTAGT GATTTTGGCAGTGCAGTTGGTGGCAATGATACAG AGTTTCTTAATGTAGATGATGAAGCCGACTATGATGATGCAGCAGATCATGACATGCCGAATCCTGAAGAGGCCCAGTCAGTTGAAAACAGCGGCTGGTCCTCCCGGACAAG GGGCGTTGCAAggtatttgaaaattttgtttgATGAAGAATCTGGACGTGGCAGAAAACTTGTTGCCATGGATCGCCTTTTAGCTGGTAAAACTCGCAAAGAAGCATCAAGAATGTTCTTTGAGACTTTG
- the LOC105035012 gene encoding sister chromatid cohesion 1 protein 4 isoform X5 has product MFYSQFILAKKGPLGTIWIAAHLERKLRKNQVADTDIGVSVVPVAHSSCIMCHSGGILNPGTIPALCRLACPAQADSILFPEVPIALRLSSHLLLGVVRIYSRKVNYLFHDCSEALLKIKQAFRSTAVDLPPEESTAPYHSITLPETFHLDDFELPDSAYEGDFVDRHVSSKEQITLQDTLDGTGYSTLQFGLDERFGDGNASQIGLELDEDLFLDKHPSQHASTSLGSDKCAMHQGQSLFSLADMEIDEGESGLNKDKSVETPNDLSEHSDNPDKHVLPRNDGTSQWHGYNIQTPDLNEAFFPRDHIEGSTAIPSQIDFISTADEVASTELIESAQAPSTPGLMEETFSAAAQESPVLSPQRKTSPVTGEEALKSDKPGSHFECPDSTTESGHIQAVTMDCEPANIVPLTSLPTSSGFVAAADEPHSECGQKSADNNVQNDIVCDEVEDVIVASQIHDDGDAMLPENIPESSVTLTTKSTSREGNAEPSILEDGVLVESIPEFSQQDLGGCSGTSLRKEALYVTESSFDLQGEDFNIANATNTDVEMHQQSGHALLESVPGVSKPNEPSTGPISKDTQLDQFNCSSSSEFPEPEKMLLAPAGNVDPASELGQLTAEKGVIESDGSVNRISSLCGKKRRLMESTPVLQHGTSTKMSGKSRIRRNTDYIPDDDDLLASILVGKRTPVLRIGPTPPPPKAASLKRPRLTTRPGMPKRKVLLDDTTVLHADAIRQQLINAEDIRRMRKKAPCTRPEIWMIEKSLLEDEIFNESIITGVSVELNTLHNRRYDSEIDESHSRADPSKEAELSRSLEFVRETSGKEMAESIPVMPNKVDVETQGPSGTSVAVEAQLDKGSSECDAQEHLGSLTDLPQPDLSNNIQTCDITMTENNMQDENAEVHLSTPATDCGAEDIAVHKNEDIAPSSENEDLCMHSEWQALHGSVQPASELSEMNNEALQTTEITSVIGLDLAEDETRDASVVAGNGGIAAAGNINCPHDTHADVGKIGHTETLVSIQDSSLLEVETVQGKDNGLDARVEDGSVMQKNLQNEVNSFQPNTEIENVPSAVGENSGLQELNAEGGMDVESASVDLAAAKECSDFGSAVGGNDTEFLNVDDEADYDDAADHDMPNPEEAQSVENSGWSSRTRGVARYLKILFDEESGRGRKLVAMDRLLAGKTRKEASRMFFETLVLKTRDYIHVEQDNPLECINIKPTIKLLKSEF; this is encoded by the exons TTCCAGTTGCACACAGCAGCTGTATCATGTGTCACTCTGGTGGTATACTGAACCCTGGTACCATACCAGCACTGTGCCGACTGGCATGCCCTGCACAGGCTG ATTCTATTCTTTTCCCTGAAGTTCCAATTGCACTGCGGTTGTCTAGCCATCTTCTGCTAGGTGTGGTGAGGATATATTCTCGGAAGGTGAATTATCTTTTCCATGACTGCAGTGAGGCTCTGCTGAAGATAAAACAGGCATTTCGGTCAACTGCAGTTGATCTCCCGCCAGAAGAATCTACCGCACCATATCACTCCATTACTCTTCCAGAGACCTTTCATCTGGATGATTTTGAGCTGCCCGATAGTGCATATGAGGG CGACTTTGTTGACCGCCATGTCAGTTCGAAAGAGCAGATCACACTTCAAGATACTTTGGATGGCACAGGATATTCGACATTGCAATTTGGACTGGATG AAAGATTTGGCGATGGAAATGCTTCGCAGATTGGCTTAGAACTTGATGAG GACTTATTCTTGGACAAGCATCCCTCTCAGCATGCATCAACTTCACTGGGCTCAGATAAGTG TGCTATGCATCAGGGCCAGTCCTTGTTTTCTCTTGCTGACATGGAAATTGATGAAGGTGAAAGTGGGCTCAATAAGGATAAGAGTGTTGAAACTCCAAATGATTTGTCTGAACATTCTGATAATCCTGACAAGCATGTACTTCCAAGAAATGATGGCACCTCGCAGTGGCATGGGTACAATATTCAAACTCCTGATCTTAATGAAGCATTTTTTCCAAGGGATCATATCGAAGGCTCCACTGCAATACCCAGTCAAATTGATTTTATTAGCACTGCTGATGAAGTTGCATCCACAGAATTGATTGAATCTGCTCAGGCTCCATCTACTCCTGGTTTAATGGAAGAGACATTTTCAGCTGCTGCACAGGAAAGTCCTGTTCTGAGTCCACAAAGAAAAACTTCACCGGTAACTGGTGAAGAGGCCTTGAAGTCTGATAAACCTGGCTCACATTTTGAATGTCCAGATTCAACGACTGAAAGTGGTCATATACAAGCAGTAACAATGGACTGTGAGCCGGCTAATATTGTGCCACTGACCTCTTTGCCTACTTCAAGTGGGTTTGTAGCTGCAGCTGATGAACCTCATTCAGAATGTGGACAGAAGAGTGCAGATAATAATGTACAAAATGATATCGTTTGTGATGAAGTGGAAGATGTGATAGTTGCCAGTCAGATTCATGATGATGGCGATGCCATGCTTCCTGAAAATATACCGGAATCAAGTGTGACTTTAACTACCAAAAGCACCTCACGTGAGGGTAATGCTGAGCCATCAATTCTTG AAGATGGAGTTTTAGTAGAAAGCATCCCTGAGTTTTCTCAACAAGACCTGGGAGGCTGTTCCGGAACTTCACTGAGAAAGGAGGCACTTTATGTTACTGAATCTTCTTTTGATTTGCAAG GTGAAGACTTCAACATAGCTAATGCAACAAACACTGATGTCGAGATGCACCAGCAGTCAGGACATGCATTATTAGAATCTGTACCAGGTGTTAGCAAACCAAATGAACCATCAACTGGCCCTATTTCAAAAGATACGCAACTAGATCAGTTTAACTGTTCTTCAAGTTCTGAGTTTCCTGAACCTGAAAAAATGCTGTTAGCCCCAGCTGGCAATGTTGACCCGGCTAGCGAATTAGGACAGCTTACTGCAGAAAAGGGGGTAATAGAGTCTGATGGAAGTGTCAACAGGATCAGTAGCCTTTGCGGCAAAAAACGCCGATTAATGGAGAGCACACCAGTTTTGCAACATGGCACTTCCACAAAGATGTCTGGCAAATCACGAATTAGACGGAACACTGATTACATTCCTGATGACGATGATTTATTGGCATCAATTTTAG TTGGAAAAAGGACACCAGTCTTGAGGATAGGGCCGACACCGCCACCCCCCAAAGCAGCTTCTCTAAAACGCCCTAGGTTAACAACCAGACCAGGCATGCCCAAGAGGAAGGTTTTGCTGGATGATACTACAGTCTTACATGCTGA TGCAATACGGCAACAACTGATAAATGCTGAAGATATACGCCGCATGCGTAAGAAGGCTCCATGTACTCGTCCTGAAATTTGGATGATTGAGaaaagtttattagaagatgaaattttCAATGAATCTATAATTACTG GTGTATCAGTGGAGTTGAACACCTTACACAATCGAAGATATGATTCTGAAATTGATGAATCTCATTCCCGTGCTGACCCATCAAAAGAGGCTGAGCTTTCTAGAAGCTTAGAGTTTGTTAGAGAAACTAGTGGGAAAGAAATGGCCGAGTCCATTCCAGTTATGCCAAATAAAGTTGATGTTGAAACACAGGGACCATCAGGCACATCTGTAGCAGTTGAGGCACAGCTTGACAAAGGCTCCAGTGAATGTGATGCTCAAGAGCATTTAGGATCCCTAACTGATCTGCCTCAGCCAGATTTATCAAACAATATCCAAACATGTGATATTACAATGACGGAAAACAATATGCAGGACGAAAATGCTGAAGTTCACTTGTCTACACCTGCAACAGATTGTGGAGCTGAAGATATTGCAGTTCACAAGAATGAAGACATTGCTCCATCCTCTGAGAATGAAGATTTGTGCATGCATTCGGAGTGGCAAGCACTGCATGGGTCAGTACAACCTGCCAGTGAGCTCTCAGAGATGAACAATGAAGCATTACAGACGACTGAAATCACTTCTGTTATAGGCTTAGATCTTGCTGAGGATGAAACCAGAG ATGCTTCCGTCGTGGCAGGAAATGGGGGCATAGCAGCTGCAGGAAACATAAACTGCCCACATGATACTCATGCTGATGTTGGTAAGATTGGACACACAGAGACATTAGTCTCTATACAAGATAGCAGTTTACTTGAAGTTGAG ACTGTGCAGGGAAAAGACAATGGTTTAGATGCTAGAGTAGAAGATGGATCTGTGATGCAGAAAAACTTGCAAAATGAAGTGAACTCATTTCAACCAAATACTGAAATCGAAAATGTTCCATCTGCAGTTGGAGAAAATTCTGGTTTGCAGGAACTTAATGCAGAGGGTGGTATGGATGTAGAAAGTGCTTCTGTGGATCTTGCTGCTGCAAAAGAATGTAGT GATTTTGGCAGTGCAGTTGGTGGCAATGATACAG AGTTTCTTAATGTAGATGATGAAGCCGACTATGATGATGCAGCAGATCATGACATGCCGAATCCTGAAGAGGCCCAGTCAGTTGAAAACAGCGGCTGGTCCTCCCGGACAAG GGGCGTTGCAAggtatttgaaaattttgtttgATGAAGAATCTGGACGTGGCAGAAAACTTGTTGCCATGGATCGCCTTTTAGCTGGTAAAACTCGCAAAGAAGCATCAAGAATGTTCTTTGAGACTTTG